One genomic region from Chelonia mydas isolate rCheMyd1 chromosome 25, rCheMyd1.pri.v2, whole genome shotgun sequence encodes:
- the DAZAP1 gene encoding DAZ-associated protein 1 isoform X7 translates to MMQRNRGPEVEVKRAEPRDSKSQTPGPPGASQWGSRIMPSAANGWAGQPPPTWQQGYSPQGMWVPAGQAIGGYGPPPPGRGAPPPPPPFTSYIVSTPPGGFPPPQGFPQGYGTPPPFSFGYGAPPPPPDQFAPPGVPPPPATPGATPLAFPPPPPPSQATQDMSKPPTAQPEFPYSQFGYGQDLSGFGQGFSDPSQQPPSYGGPSVPPSSGPPAGGSGFGRGQNHNVQGFHPYRR, encoded by the exons ATGATGCAGAGAAACAGAGGCCCCGAG GTGGAGGTAAAACGTGCAGAACCTCGTGATAGCAAAAGCCAAACTCCAGGGCCACCAGGTGCCAGCCAGTGGGGAAGCCGGATCATGCCAAGTGCTGCCAATGGCTGGGCAGGTCAGCCCCCTCCTACCTGGCAACAAGGATACAGCCCTCAAG GAATGTGGGTACCAGCTGGACAGGCAATTG GTGGGTATGGACCGCCTCCTCCAGGAAGAGGAGCCCCGCCTCCTCCACCACCTTTTACCTCATACATAGTTTCTACGCCTCCTGGAGGATTCCCACCTCCACAAGGGTTCCCACAGGGCTATGGCACCCCTCCACCATTTA GTTTTGGATATGGtgctccacctcctccacctgaCCAGTTTGCCCCTCCTGGAGTACCCCCTCCACCTGCCACTCCTGGGGCAACACCACTAGCTTTcccaccgccaccaccaccatctcAGGCAACTCAGGACATGAGCAAACCCCCAACTGCTCAGCCAGAATTCCCTTATAGCCAGTTTG GTTATGGACAAGACTTGAGTGGTTTTGGACAAGGTTTCTCCGACCCTAGCCAGCAGCCCCCCTCCTATGGAGGCCCCTCAGTGCCACCATCAAGTGGCCCACCTGCAGGAGGAAGTGGTTTTGGACGAGGACAGAACCATAATGtgcaaggatttcacccctacAGACGCTAG
- the RPS15 gene encoding 40S ribosomal protein S15: MAEVEQKKKRTFRKFTYRGVDLDQLLDMSYEQLMQLYSARQRRRLNRGLRRKQHSLLKRLRKAKKEAPPMEKPEVVKTHLRDMIILPEMVGSMVGVYNGKTFNQVEIKPEMIGHYLGEFSITYKPVKHGRPGIGATHSSRFIPLK; the protein is encoded by the exons ATG GCGGAAGTCGAACAGAAGAAGAAACGGACCTTTAGGAAATTCACCTACAGAGGTGTTGATCTGGATCAGCTCCTCGATATGTCCTA TGAGCAGCTGATGCAGCTCTACAGTGCCCGCCAGCGCAGGCGTCTGAATCGCGGCCTGCGGCGTAAGCAGCATTCCCTCCTGAAGCGCCTTCGCAAGGCCAAGAAGGAGGCCCCTCCCATGGAGAAGCCAGAGGTAGTCAAAACTCACCTGCGCGACATGATCATCCTGCCCGAGATGGTGGGCAGCATGGTTGGCGTATACAACGGCAAAACCTTCAACCAGGTGGAAATCAAG CCCGAGATGATTGGCCACTACCTGGGCGAGTTTTCCATCACTTACAAGCCAGTGAAACACGGCAGACCTGGTATCGGTGCCACCCACTCATCTAGGTTCATTCCTCTGAAGTAA